The nucleotide sequence CCCCTGGCGAGGAGGCTCGGCCTCCTGGACGACGAACGCTGGAAGGTCCTCCAGGCTCGATGGGCCGCCCTCGATGGAGAGGTCGAGAGGTTGAGAAACACGAGGATCCGCGATGCGGAGCAGATCGAAAAAGTCCTGGCGGGCCACGACTTCGGCTCGGCCCAGCCCGGCGTCACCGCCGCGGAACTGCTGAAGAGGCCCGGCGTGACCTGGGAGATGGTGGCCCGGGCGGCCCCTCCGGCGGGTCCCCTCGACAGGGAGGTCGCGGAAAGGGCCCAGGTCGAGATCAAGTACGAAGGTTACATTGCCCGGCAGCTCTCCCGGGTGGAGAGGATGAAGCGGATGGAC is from Thermovirga sp. and encodes:
- a CDS encoding tRNA uridine-5-carboxymethylaminomethyl(34) synthesis enzyme MnmG, giving the protein PLARRLGLLDDERWKVLQARWAALDGEVERLRNTRIRDAEQIEKVLAGHDFGSAQPGVTAAELLKRPGVTWEMVARAAPPAGPLDREVAERAQVEIKYEGYIARQLSRVERMKRMDQVRIPEELDYLSVTGLLDESRQKLEALRPRNLGQAGRIPGVTPADIMLLEVFIERLRRGRVNGRQDEEKK